The Pseudomonas alkylphenolica genomic sequence CGGCGACGGCTCGAGCATCGCCCCGGTAGACACCCCGTTCGGCAAGCTCGGCACGGTCATCTGCTGGGAAAACTACATGCCGGCACTGCGCCAGGCGATGTATGCCCAGGGCACGGAAATCTACTGCGCGCCGACTGCCGACGATCGTCCGACCTGGGCGGCGTCCATGGTTCACATTGCTCTGGAAGGGCGGGTGCCGGTGCTTTCGGCTTGCCAGGCGATCACCCTGGGCGAGTACCCGGCGTCCTACCGGGAAGACTTTGGCCTGGAAGCCGCAGAAGGGGACTACATCATGCACGGTGGCAGCATGATCGTCAGTGCAACCGGGCAGGTGCTGGCCGGGCCGGTGTTTGATCAGGAGACTATTTTGTATGCCGAGATCGACTTGACCGTGGGGCAGGCCAGTAACCTCGACTTCGACGTGTGCGGGCATTACGCCCGGCCGGATGTGTTTACCCTGAAGGTTAATACGGCGGCGATGAAGCCGGTGGTGTTCGACGGGGATTGAAAACAGGCGGGTATTAAAAAGCCGACTTGCAGTCGGCTTTCTATCGGGTTTTGAAAATATTAAGCTTCCCTACTATTCACATGCTTGTTCATTTCGCGGCCATCGAATTTACTATTGCAATCTAGGGTGGCCTAAGCAGAGTTCCTAAGGCGGCTACTTTCAGCCCAATACAAAAGTGTCCCTTAGCAGGTAGTCACTTCAGGTCTGAAACTACTGGAAGTGAGACGTTTGAGCGCAATATCAAGCGCCTGATCATCGAATAGTCTGCTTTTGCGAGCAGCAGCGCCTGCACCACCATCCCAATGCCTTAACGCTTCACGTACGGCGGGAACGCTCGGGGAAACCCCTTCCTGACTCAGCAACCAATCAACTGTTGCCAACAACTCCATACCAAAGGGTGACTCAAAGCCATCGATCAACTTGGCGGTGCGCTCCAGGGCTTGGGAATACTCCTTGGCCTCTGTTTTGAGATAGGTTTGTAGATAGGCTTTGCGGTCTTCGTCAAACCAGATCACATCACTTATACCGGCATCACTGATACGTTTGTCGCAATGCAAATAGCTGCCATCCAAGTTGTTGAGCAGATGCTCCAATCGGTTGGCGTACGGCCCGTATTTATGAGCTACAAACTTAAGGTTCAGAGGGTTCTTGGTATCTGGCAGCTTTTCTATGGCGCGCTCAAGGAACCAGGCCAGCTTTTGAATCTCAAGCAGGCTGCATTCCATGCCTAAAACCCAATAGCGTCGAACCAGTTCGGCGATGAGCGCGCGAGCAGGCGTGAGTTTTTCCACTCCGCTACGTTTAGCGACATTCAGATACTGGTTGGAAGGTTCAAAGACCAAGACATCCACATCCAAGTCACTCAAT encodes the following:
- a CDS encoding carbon-nitrogen hydrolase family protein; translation: MIKVAVVQTSSIPFEPQLSAEKAAGLIRDAAAQGSELAVFPEAFLGGYPKGAAFGTVVGSRSDLGRAQYLRYVQGAVSLDGPELAMLGEVVNETGVHVVMGIIERLGRTLYCTGFHRKLMPTGQERIIWGFGDGSSIAPVDTPFGKLGTVICWENYMPALRQAMYAQGTEIYCAPTADDRPTWAASMVHIALEGRVPVLSACQAITLGEYPASYREDFGLEAAEGDYIMHGGSMIVSATGQVLAGPVFDQETILYAEIDLTVGQASNLDFDVCGHYARPDVFTLKVNTAAMKPVVFDGD
- the darG gene encoding type II toxin-antitoxin system antitoxin DNA ADP-ribosyl glycohydrolase DarG, producing MIRFTQGNLLEAKTEALVNTVNTVGVMGKGIALMFKERFAENYRLYSAACKAGEVETGKVHVTAVNELEGPRWIVNFPTKRHWRSPSQMAWVTEGLHDLRRFLIENQVKSVAVPPLGAGNGGLKWPEVREQIVAVLSDLDVDVLVFEPSNQYLNVAKRSGVEKLTPARALIAELVRRYWVLGMECSLLEIQKLAWFLERAIEKLPDTKNPLNLKFVAHKYGPYANRLEHLLNNLDGSYLHCDKRISDAGISDVIWFDEDRKAYLQTYLKTEAKEYSQALERTAKLIDGFESPFGMELLATVDWLLSQEGVSPSVPAVREALRHWDGGAGAAARKSRLFDDQALDIALKRLTSSSFRPEVTTC